The following proteins come from a genomic window of Maribacter sp. HTCC2170:
- a CDS encoding uracil-DNA glycosylase family protein yields the protein MEKLLSEIRGCEVCKSHLPLGPRPIVAAHPDSKIVIIGQAPGTKVHKTGVPWDDPSGRQLRKWLGVSDEIFYDDSKIALIPMGFCYPGKGKSGDLPPRTECAPLWHKPMLDKMPNLELVILIGMYAQKYYLGKEAKKTLTETVANYESYLPKCLPLPHPSPRNRFWLTKNPWFNESVVPELQQRVSSII from the coding sequence ATGGAAAAACTACTTTCAGAAATTCGTGGTTGTGAGGTATGTAAGTCTCATCTGCCTTTGGGTCCCAGGCCTATTGTGGCGGCTCATCCCGACTCAAAAATTGTGATAATTGGTCAGGCGCCGGGTACTAAAGTGCACAAAACAGGAGTGCCATGGGATGATCCCAGTGGCAGGCAATTACGAAAATGGTTAGGGGTTTCAGATGAAATTTTTTACGATGACTCCAAAATCGCTTTAATTCCAATGGGCTTTTGTTATCCTGGCAAAGGTAAGTCGGGTGATCTTCCGCCAAGAACTGAATGTGCCCCCTTATGGCACAAACCCATGTTGGATAAAATGCCGAATTTAGAATTGGTAATCCTGATTGGTATGTATGCCCAAAAATACTATTTGGGAAAAGAGGCTAAAAAAACACTAACAGAAACAGTGGCCAACTATGAATCTTATTTGCCCAAATGTTTGCCACTACCGCACCCATCTCCCCGCAATCGTTTTTGGTTAACCAAAAACCCTTGGTTTAATGAAAGCGTTGTACCTGAGTTACAACAACGGGTTTCAAGTATTATTTAA
- a CDS encoding OsmC family protein, whose product MANTNHITTKWLGGMAFESNNTSGNSFKIEDAEEGDGLRPKSLMLSALAGCSGLDVASLIKKMKLEVETFKIDTIANMTEEHPKHYDAVLIEYHFYGSDLNEKKLQRAVDLSVEKYCGVMEMFRQFAELEIKTIFHTS is encoded by the coding sequence ATGGCAAACACAAATCATATTACCACCAAATGGTTGGGTGGAATGGCCTTTGAAAGTAATAACACATCAGGAAATTCATTTAAAATAGAAGATGCTGAGGAAGGTGATGGTCTTAGACCAAAATCGTTGATGTTGTCTGCATTAGCTGGGTGCTCGGGCTTGGATGTGGCCTCACTTATCAAGAAGATGAAACTGGAAGTTGAAACTTTCAAAATAGACACAATTGCCAATATGACCGAAGAACATCCTAAACACTATGATGCGGTCTTGATTGAATATCATTTTTATGGTAGTGACCTAAACGAAAAGAAGCTACAACGCGCAGTAGATCTTTCTGTGGAGAAATATTGTGGTGTGATGGAAATGTTTCGACAGTTCGCAGAGCTCGAAATAAAGACGATTTTTCATACTTCCTAG
- a CDS encoding DUF819 family protein — MTPWLISLFTVIVVYFLDRWENKHIKSLFDWVPAILLAYVIPAIISYLLNVDYSQADIHTFSKDYFIPLAIIAVMSSLSLSQLKAIGWKPILLFAAGSMFIAVFPVLLGLGLFDTDLVSKTLIAEEYWMGIPPIVGSWIGGSTSQLVLKELVECPENIFLSVLVMDNILVNIWTILMFQFIKKSGLMNKKLNITDAGIPEDIRTEKGNLIASWLCFVIILGMVVLCNWTIDSFVGRIVALSFLGLVLSNLLPNWNYRFALKVGGILILVVMAVLGLKLQFATLGFNSSFLLFLIVWLVGHFVFMMLIAKLLNINMAWVPIASMANIGGIATAPAVTAAYEKKWMPHAIVLAILSMATGTFWGMLTIFLFKTFII, encoded by the coding sequence ATGACACCCTGGCTAATTTCTTTGTTTACGGTCATTGTGGTTTATTTTTTAGATCGATGGGAGAACAAGCATATTAAGTCACTTTTCGATTGGGTACCGGCCATATTGTTAGCTTATGTTATTCCGGCAATTATTTCTTATCTCCTGAATGTTGATTATTCGCAGGCAGATATCCATACTTTTAGCAAAGACTATTTTATTCCTTTGGCGATCATTGCCGTAATGAGTAGTCTATCATTAAGTCAATTAAAAGCTATTGGGTGGAAGCCTATATTGCTATTTGCAGCTGGATCAATGTTCATCGCAGTTTTTCCTGTTCTATTGGGTTTGGGCTTGTTTGATACAGATTTGGTTTCCAAAACATTGATAGCTGAAGAATATTGGATGGGAATCCCTCCAATCGTAGGTAGTTGGATTGGCGGAAGTACGAGTCAACTGGTTTTAAAAGAGCTGGTAGAATGCCCTGAAAACATTTTTCTTTCTGTTCTTGTTATGGATAATATATTGGTGAACATTTGGACAATTCTAATGTTTCAATTTATTAAGAAGAGTGGTTTGATGAACAAAAAATTAAATATAACGGATGCAGGAATACCGGAAGATATAAGAACTGAAAAAGGGAACTTAATAGCTTCTTGGTTATGCTTCGTAATCATTTTAGGAATGGTTGTTCTTTGTAATTGGACCATTGATAGTTTCGTGGGTAGAATTGTGGCCCTTTCTTTTTTGGGCTTAGTTCTAAGTAATTTATTACCTAATTGGAATTACAGGTTTGCACTTAAGGTAGGTGGCATACTCATTCTAGTAGTTATGGCCGTTTTAGGATTGAAACTGCAATTTGCAACCCTTGGATTTAACAGCTCGTTTCTTTTGTTTTTGATTGTCTGGTTGGTAGGCCATTTTGTGTTTATGATGTTAATTGCCAAACTGTTGAACATAAATATGGCTTGGGTGCCAATTGCGAGTATGGCAAATATTGGGGGCATTGCGACTGCGCCGGCCGTAACTGCAGCTTATGAGAAAAAATGGATGCCACATGCCATTGTTCTGGCTATTTTGAGCATGGCCACGGGTACATTTTGGGGTATGTTGACTATATTTTTGTTCAAAACCTTTATAATTTAG
- the recJ gene encoding single-stranded-DNA-specific exonuclease RecJ, whose translation MRWTLKPKPEQKQIEELSSALKVDGLVGTLLIQRGITTYDQAKKFFRPELTDLHDPFLMKDMDLAVARIEKAIANDENILVYGDYDVDGTTSVALVSSYLLQGYPNVATYIPDRYDEGYGVSYKGIDFAEDNDFALIVALDCGVKAIDKVTYANDKGIDFIICDHHRPGDQLPDAIAVLDPKREDCDYPYDELCGCGVGFKLIQALASNKGETIDDLVMYLDLVATAIGADIVPMTGENRVLAYFGLKVINAEPRIGFKAIINQIKKNELTITDVVFIIAPRINAAGRMKHGQHAVNLLVEENLEQAEVIAKEIEQFNFDRRNLDQEITAEALVRIKENKEEERFTSVVYKDSWHKGVIGIVASRLTETYYRPTLVFTKSGDKLAASARSVKGFDVYNALQACSEHIEQFGGHKYAAGLTLLPEQYEPFKAKFEQVVADTIEPHLLTPEINVDNSISLSDITPKLYRIIRQFAPFGPGNMTPVFMAENLKDSGYAKGVGEGEKHLKLAVTQNGSRSIGGIGFNLGDKMAIVKNTKPFDAVFSIDENEWNGSVRLQLKLRDIK comes from the coding sequence ATGCGTTGGACACTAAAACCAAAACCTGAGCAGAAGCAAATAGAAGAACTTAGCAGTGCCTTGAAAGTTGATGGTTTGGTTGGAACTCTTTTGATTCAGCGAGGAATTACGACCTACGATCAAGCCAAAAAGTTCTTTCGCCCTGAATTAACAGATTTACACGATCCATTCTTGATGAAAGATATGGACTTGGCAGTTGCCAGGATTGAAAAGGCAATAGCCAATGATGAGAATATTCTCGTTTACGGTGATTATGATGTGGACGGAACTACATCAGTTGCTTTGGTATCTTCTTATTTGTTGCAAGGCTATCCCAATGTTGCGACATATATTCCGGATAGGTATGACGAGGGCTATGGGGTTTCCTATAAGGGAATCGATTTTGCCGAGGATAACGATTTTGCCCTGATTGTTGCCCTGGATTGTGGCGTCAAGGCAATTGATAAGGTAACCTATGCCAACGATAAGGGGATAGATTTTATTATCTGTGATCACCATAGACCGGGAGATCAATTACCCGATGCAATTGCGGTTTTAGACCCTAAACGGGAAGATTGTGACTACCCTTATGATGAGCTTTGTGGTTGCGGAGTTGGATTTAAACTAATCCAAGCTTTGGCTTCAAATAAAGGGGAGACCATTGACGATTTGGTTATGTATTTAGATTTGGTTGCCACGGCTATAGGTGCCGATATTGTGCCAATGACTGGTGAAAATAGAGTGTTGGCTTATTTTGGATTGAAGGTGATCAACGCAGAACCTAGAATTGGGTTTAAGGCTATAATCAACCAGATTAAGAAGAATGAACTTACCATAACCGATGTAGTCTTTATTATAGCCCCACGAATAAATGCCGCTGGTCGTATGAAACACGGTCAGCATGCTGTGAATTTGCTTGTTGAGGAAAATTTAGAACAAGCTGAGGTTATTGCAAAAGAAATAGAACAATTCAACTTTGATAGGCGAAACCTGGATCAAGAAATTACCGCTGAGGCCTTGGTTCGGATCAAGGAAAACAAAGAGGAAGAACGATTTACCTCGGTAGTTTATAAAGATTCGTGGCACAAAGGGGTGATTGGGATAGTTGCGTCGCGTTTAACAGAGACCTACTACCGACCTACTTTGGTGTTCACTAAAAGTGGTGATAAATTGGCGGCCTCTGCGCGATCGGTAAAAGGGTTTGATGTTTATAATGCCTTACAAGCTTGCTCTGAACATATTGAGCAATTTGGAGGCCATAAATATGCCGCAGGTTTGACCTTGTTACCTGAGCAATATGAGCCTTTTAAGGCAAAATTTGAGCAAGTGGTTGCCGATACCATAGAGCCCCATTTGTTGACTCCTGAAATAAACGTTGACAATTCGATTTCACTGTCTGATATCACTCCAAAACTATACCGGATTATTCGTCAATTTGCTCCTTTTGGACCTGGAAATATGACTCCAGTGTTCATGGCAGAAAATCTAAAGGATTCTGGTTATGCAAAGGGAGTGGGTGAAGGTGAAAAACATTTAAAATTGGCTGTTACCCAAAATGGTTCACGTTCAATTGGGGGAATTGGTTTTAATCTTGGGGATAAGATGGCGATTGTAAAGAATACAAAGCCATTTGATGCCGTTTTTTCAATCGATGAAAATGAATGGAATGGGAGTGTTCGCCTACAATTGAAACTTCGTGATATAAAATAA
- a CDS encoding VOC family protein — protein MKIEHLAIWVKDLEVMKGFYETYFGARSNEMYYNPTKKFTSYFLSFDEGPRLEIMQRPDITQRMNDLEEEFGITHFAVSVGSKTKVDSLTEQLRTAGFKIVGEPRTTGDGYYESVVLDPENNRIEITA, from the coding sequence ATGAAAATAGAACATTTAGCAATTTGGGTAAAGGACTTGGAGGTCATGAAAGGTTTCTATGAAACGTATTTTGGGGCAAGGTCCAACGAAATGTACTATAATCCCACTAAAAAATTTACTTCTTATTTTTTAAGTTTCGATGAGGGCCCGCGACTCGAGATTATGCAGAGACCAGATATTACCCAAAGAATGAATGATTTGGAAGAGGAGTTTGGAATAACCCATTTTGCGGTATCTGTTGGGTCAAAGACAAAAGTTGATTCACTTACTGAGCAGTTAAGAACGGCAGGTTTCAAAATTGTAGGAGAGCCGAGAACAACTGGCGATGGCTATTACGAAAGTGTGGTTTTGGATCCCGAAAACAATAGGATAGAGATAACAGCTTAA